From the genome of Tenericutes bacterium MZ-XQ:
ATTGTTGGCGCAACCGGTGTGGTTGGTCGTAAGTTTTTAGAAGTCATCGACGAAAGGAAAATTCCGTTTGAAAATCTATATCTGTTCGCATCTAAAAAAAGTGCTGGCAAAGACATAAGTTTCCAAGGAAAAACATATACAGTTATTGAACTTAACGAAGAAAACATAAAAAAACATGACATTGATTTTGCACTCTTTAGTGCTGGTGGTTCTACTGCCCTTACTTACGCACCAATCTTTGCAAAACAAAAAACAATTGTCATTGATAACTCGAGTGCATTTAGAATGGATAAGAATGTCCCATTAGTTGTTCCTGAAGTAAATAAGGATGCTGCGTTTAAACATAGCTATATCATCGCAAATCCAAACTGTTCAACCATTCAAGCAGCATTAGTTTTAAAACCACTTCATGATCAATACAATCTCAAAAGAGTTGTCATGTCTACTTACCAAGCAGTAAGTGGCGCTGGTATTGATGGAATCCATGACTTAGAAAACGAACTTAAAACCGGAGAAACTAAAAAATTCCCATATCAAATTTATCATAATGTCATTCCTCAAATTGACATCTTCCTAGAAGATGGCAATACCAAAGAAGAAGAAAAAATGATGAATGAAATGAGAAAGATATTGAATCTTCCAGACTTAAAAATAACAGCTACTGCTGTTAGAGTACCTGTTGTTCATGGGCATAGCGAAAGTATCAACATTGAGTTTAACCAAGATTTTGATATCAATCATGTTAAATCCATCTTAAAACAAGCACCTCATGTTGTCGTCTATGATGATCCAAGTGAACTCAAATACCCGATGCCTATTTTAGCAGAAGGCAAAGATGAAGTATTTGTGGGAAGAATTAGACGTGATCAATCTTTAGATTACGGAATGAACTGCTTTGTTGTTGCTGATAACATTAGAAAAGGTGCAGCAACCAATGCAGTACAAATCTTAGAGTTATTTTTATAACATACTATAATAAAGAGCTATGGGAATGATTCCCAAAGCTCTTTTTTCTATTCTAGACCCATCATTTTCATAAAATAATTATAGCTCATATCAAATGTCCGATCCATATGTGCGATTTCTAAAATTAAAGGATAGATATGGATAAAGTATGCTTCTTGTTCTAAAAAATATGCCATAGAATAAGGCGCATCTAAACCAAATCTAGACATGTTTAAGATATCATCTGGGATAACACTTTCTTCACCATCATAATCGTAAGATACATAATCCCCTTCAGTCACCGCAAGTTCAACTAAAATATCGTCAATCAGCATTTCATTTTCATCATATAATTGAAACTCAAATCTTGGTTGACTTGATTCTAATCGTTCGATATAACTCCATCCATCTAATGCATTTAAATTGATTTTAAACCGACGCTTAAAAGGATTTAACTCAACGAGTTTTATATTTCCATCATAAGCTTCATAGAGACCAAGTTCTGCTTCACCGTCATCTATAATTCCCCAATAAAACTCATTTGTTCTACCACTTAAGAGTTTAATCATATAACTATGATCTTCCCCTTGATAGATATATTTCCTGCCTCCCGTAAAAAAATTAACAGCCGAATATTTCAACCAACCAGTGCGTTCACTTATGTTACATAAAGCACATGTATATGCGATTTCACCGACACCTTCAATGAGTGTCGTCTTAGTGATGTAGTCATATTCT
Proteins encoded in this window:
- a CDS encoding aspartate-semialdehyde dehydrogenase, with amino-acid sequence MKKINLAIVGATGVVGRKFLEVIDERKIPFENLYLFASKKSAGKDISFQGKTYTVIELNEENIKKHDIDFALFSAGGSTALTYAPIFAKQKTIVIDNSSAFRMDKNVPLVVPEVNKDAAFKHSYIIANPNCSTIQAALVLKPLHDQYNLKRVVMSTYQAVSGAGIDGIHDLENELKTGETKKFPYQIYHNVIPQIDIFLEDGNTKEEEKMMNEMRKILNLPDLKITATAVRVPVVHGHSESINIEFNQDFDINHVKSILKQAPHVVVYDDPSELKYPMPILAEGKDEVFVGRIRRDQSLDYGMNCFVVADNIRKGAATNAVQILELFL